The window CTTTCTATTTCCAGTCCCGGAGTAAATGGCCCTAAGTTCTCCTTGACGGTCCCGTTGGTGGCAAAGGTATGCTTGACCAAGTCATCCAGGGAAATGCCATAGATCTGGGACAGCCTGACGAGCAGATCTAAATCAGGAGTGCGTTTACTTGTCTCATAATTAGAGTAAGCCTGTCTTGAGATATTGAGCTTGTCACTGATTTTCTGCTGGGTATATCCGTGAGCTTTTCTGAGTATATATAAGTTATCGACCAGCTGTATATTTGACAAAACGGCACCTCCATCCACAGGGTTATTGGAAATTCTCCATAAATTATAACAACTTTCCCTGTAAATAGAAATGTATGCACCGAAACGTAACTTTATACTGAAAAGCAACGCTGGGTTGCTATCGGGGTTGAAAAATACTTACTATATTAATATATACACTTAAAATTGTCCTGTAATCTGTACCAGAGGGCCTCTTTGTGTATAGAACGGGACAAAGGCCACTAGCCGGCTTATAGGGAGCTGAGCGTACTGTTGTGGTACTGGGAGGAAAAAGTGACGTCTTCACCAAACCAGGAAGGAGGCTGGAAATGTTCAGCGGTCTCCTCATCCGGGAATTCTACTTCTGCCAGTATCAGTGGTGCAAGGTCTCCCTGAAAAATATCAAGCTCAACCGTCAGTCCGCATTTGAGAGGAAGCATATATCTGTCTTTTATGATAAACTTCCCATCTGCCTTAGGCTTTAAGTGCTCGTATGATGAGAGATCCAGGCTGAGGTTATACTCCTCCCGGATCATCAGTCCTTTTGATTTATATGTCAGCATATAATCTTCATTGTCACGCCGGATTCTGATAACTGGGTCGGTACAGAGATAACCCTGTTCAATATGCCTGCAGGGAAAAGCTGTATAACCCTTAGGAAGATTTGTTTTTTCTATCAGATACTTGCGTTCAATTTCCATGTCATCGGCCCCCTCATTTTTTCTATATCATAATACAACCTTACACAAATGTAAACCGTTGCATTTAGGAAAAGGATTTGATACACTGTGAACGGATATAGAAAACGCAAGACGGGAGGAAGAGAAGTATGGAGAAGGTGAGCATTTTTCTTGCAGATGGATTTGAGGAGATAGAAGGACTTACTGTGGTGGATCTGCTCAGAAGGGCAGGGGTAAACGCAGAGACTGTCTCAGTGGCAGGAAAACTGGACGTGGCAGGGGCCCATGGCATTTCAGTAAAGGCGGACGTGCTTTTTGAGGAAGCGGATTTTTCAGATACAGATATGCTTGTACTTCCAGGCGGGATGCCAGGTACAGTGCATTTGAAGGAGCACAAGGGACTTGAGAAACTTCTTATAGATTTTTATAATCAGGAGAAATATATTGGGGCAATCTGCGCGGCGCC of the Luxibacter massiliensis genome contains:
- a CDS encoding helix-turn-helix domain-containing protein encodes the protein MSNIQLVDNLYILRKAHGYTQQKISDKLNISRQAYSNYETSKRTPDLDLLVRLSQIYGISLDDLVKHTFATNGTVKENLGPFTPGLEIESGDTIYLTQNEVDVLKKYRTLSDEDKKIVDKFLYHQTE
- a CDS encoding DJ-1 family glyoxalase III, coding for MEKVSIFLADGFEEIEGLTVVDLLRRAGVNAETVSVAGKLDVAGAHGISVKADVLFEEADFSDTDMLVLPGGMPGTVHLKEHKGLEKLLIDFYNQEKYIGAICAAPGILGGLGLLKGRRACSYPSVEDKLEGAYVVQDPVTVDGRVITSRGMGTAMAFGLALIAEARGAEKAEEIRKSVLYAG
- a CDS encoding CYTH domain-containing protein, which encodes MEIERKYLIEKTNLPKGYTAFPCRHIEQGYLCTDPVIRIRRDNEDYMLTYKSKGLMIREEYNLSLDLSSYEHLKPKADGKFIIKDRYMLPLKCGLTVELDIFQGDLAPLILAEVEFPDEETAEHFQPPSWFGEDVTFSSQYHNSTLSSL